ATGCATGTATGGTAGATTTATTAGGAAGGGCAGGGAAAATTGATGAAGCTTTATCCTTCATCCACAGCATGCCTATGGGAGCAGGTGCTAGTGTTTGGGGGGCTTTGTTGGATGCATGTAGATTGCATAGAAGGGTTGAAGTAGCTGAAAATGTAGCTAAGAAGCTCCTTCGTTTGGATGCCAATAAGGCTTCTGTTTATGTTTTGCTTTCTAACATCTATGCTGATGCTGGCAGGTGGGAATCGGTgaagaaaataagaaataaattggCAATAAGAGACTGTGTAAGTGTGTCAGATTTACCGCAATTGAATTGGGGAAGAAGTTGCTCGTGCGTTAGTGCCTAGGATTGATTAACTTACATAAACACAAACGTAATGATTATGAGATCAAACAAGAAGTTGTTTATGGCCATAGTGGGAAATGAGAAATCATTTCTGAACTGATGAACAATGGAGATGGAATGCCCAGCAGCATGATTAAAAACTTAAGAATATGTGGCGATTGTCACACAGCATGCAGTTGCAGGGAAGATGACTTCATTGAAGGATTAAGATATTTCATCATGTTCAAAATGGTCTTTGTCCATTTAAGGACTACTGATAAGAACTGCTGCTAAACTGACCATGGAGGTATTTGTTTATGAATAATTGATGCAATAAAACAGTATCCACTGTCAGAAAAAAGAATTCTTCAGAGCTTCTGTTAAAGCATTGTGCGGCCTGCTCGGAGTTGCCTACCATCGAATGGTAAGAGAAAATGCTAGGCCAACcactcaaaagaaaagaaaaaagggtgCTGAGCTTGTTTTCAGTTGACTTAGAATTTGGTATGGCAAATGAGAGACACTAATATCAGTTCCTTATACTAGTTTACAATATATTGTCATTGAATCAGTATCAGTTATTTTATATGCTATGTCATTTGTCCAACTAAGTTGCTCAGCAAAAGGTTTAATTCAATTGTTTGGAATTAAGTATATATTCCTTTCCTGTTCTCATATTACAACTTTTGCTTAGATTGTGGAAGAAGCCAAGcacataatatttatttatttgtttgtttatgaTTCGGCAATAATATTATTGAGTTAATTGAGGGGTATTTCATTCAACTTCTACTGGATCATTATTCGGCATTTTAAAGAATAATGTTTGAAGTACTACTTCCTGAACATGTCCAGGCAGACACCTAACTTAATTGTTGCAGAAGCCAATGTTGGATATGGTTTGACTTATAACCACCCaagtttatatattaatttatagttGCTGTATTAAATTAGTCTATGCGATtcctttcaatatatatatatatatatatatacgcaatagcattgaaataaaaataaaatttacaagttttttttaataaaattaaaagagaCGTGATAACATTATAATCTTAGAAGTTTTTTATTCCATTATAAGATaaacatatatgtgtatataagcagagaatttgagaaaattttaactaacaaaattatcttttattcttcattttgttattaaattgataattaaaataattttaaaataaaatcattataatatattaatctcTTACTTTTGTTataacattaaataattaataattaaaatatattgatTTATTTACCAAATcagatattatattaataaaaatcaaatctTGAATTTGGTCTACAATATagttttactataaatgaaaaacCTTCTAAATGCCATGATTATCTTTGGGTAAAATAACCATAAATAGGAAAAGaagtaaattaaaaaaagaagaaggggtGATTGGGTAATGGACCACCTAAGTAACTAAGAACTTAGAATGGAACCTGGTGCTGTTAAGAATAGAAGAGACAAAAGCCCGGCGGAGGTGAGGGTTAGAAAAGGGTACTTTTCATCTTTCAAATTTTTACTCATTGAAAAGGAATGCCTAAGGGCGAAGCCAAGCAAACAGATTCTCTCTTCACTCAGTGTTTCCCAATATTCACTCTCGATTTCTTCTCTTATCCCACACCTATATATGCTTTTGAAACCCCACTCTCATAAACTACCGCATTCTACTCTATTCATCCGCTTCTGATTCTCGAGAGCAATGGCGAACCCACCAAAGCCATGGAAAGCGGAGTACGCCAAGTCCGCTCGATCATCTTGCAAAACTTGCAAGAGTGTTATCAACAAGGAGGTCTTCAGGCTAGGCAAAATGGTCCCAGCCACCCAGTTCGATGGCTTCATGCCCGTACATTCTCTCCATTgttcctttttttttgttttttttttctgggtcttctgttttgttttgtttttcttaattCTGGGAATTGTTAAATACATGCAACTATAGTTTTCATTTTGATTCTGGTGGGATATTGTTAAATTGCTTATTAATGTGTTGTTTTCGTTATATCAAATTTATCTTTTAGGCTTTGGCAGTTGTCATTCACTGCTATGTTATTCTAAAACGCAAAATCTCCATGTTTCTGTCGTCATTTCTTTACCTTTTACTTAAACTTTACTCTTTGCCTTATTGTGGATGCTTAATTCTTCCagcatttttacttatgttcgtCTGTTTTATGAATTAGATGTGGAACCATGCAGATTGTATACTAGGGAAAGCAAATCAGATAAAGTCGTACGTACTTCACTAATTTTCTGTTCTGTTTTCTGAAagataatctgtattggatgcgGAGGTTaactttttatctttctttttttttataaatgtgTAGTACTGATGATGTTGAAGGCATAGAATCCCTTCGATGGGAGGACCAACAAAAAATCAGGAACTACGTGGAATCAGGTGGACCTTCAAATGCAAAAACTGTCACTCCTCAAGCCATGGAATATGCTATTGAAGTTTCACAAGCTTCTCGAGCCACTTGCAAGGGTTGCTCCCTGAAGATTATGAAAGGAGAGGTGGGTTGTTTATGTTTAATGCTTTATTCTATTTATGCTTTTCATATACTTGGTTTGTCTTTAGTTACTAATTTTTTGGTTACGTAAAATGGATCTACGGATTAAGTGTATAAGGTTGAAAGTATCAGTTCGAGGACCCAGTAAGTGTATAAGGTGGAAAGTACTGCTTCAAGGACCTAGTAAAATTGATCTACGGATTAAGTGTATCAGGTTGAAAGTATCAGTTCAAGGACCCAGTAAGTGTATAAGGTGGAAAGTACTGCTTCAAGGACCTAGTAAATCAATCTTCTTTTGTTTGTTGCCTTAGCATAGGAAAAATTGATGGTGATAGAAGTTTGCTTCATGTTTAAGGATAGATTGGAAAGTTTTTACCTTTGGTCTTGCAATGAGTTATTAGATGCAAAATGGTAAGATAAACTGGTTTTATGTGGTCAGATCATTGTTCTGAGATACCGGCTGGATTAGAGCCATATGTTTTCTTCCATTAGGTGTTTCTGAGGTGTATATTTAGTTGAGATGTGTTAACATTTCACCTTTCTTCAGCTTTGAAATTAATGTGCTTTCTACCATTGTTTCCTCTCAAACATTGGTTTCTGGGCGGTTCCTTCGAACCAAATCAGATGCGTCATTTTTGTTGCTGTAGCATCTCAATATTTGTCTTTCAAATAAGAATCTCTTATGctcttctttgttttcttgctaaaggtaaatatttttatagtaaATATTCATTATATTAGAATgttcttttcctttttgtttctaGTTTATCTTAAAGAAAATTGATATATAAAAGAACATGGTAGAAGCATGAGATGAATTTTGAAATTCATTTATGTTTCCAGCTGATGGCTTTTATGCTGCTGCGTAAGTTTTTGTTACATTTAGCATTTTACAGTTTTTTAAGACAACATTGATGATGCTAGTTGTGCAGGAATGAGGTTTAACACTCTTTTGCCCATGGGCTTTTCTCATATCGTTAGGTTCGAATATCTTCCAAGCCTAAGGGTCAAGGATCTAAGGGATTGGTGTGGAACCATGCCAAGTGTTTTTTGGATTTGTCTCCAACTACTGAAGTGGAAAAGTTGCCTGGATGGGAACACATTCCATCTTCCGATCAGGCATCTATTTCTGCATTGGTTAAGAAGGTTCCTGCTGCTAAGACAGGTATGGGATTTACCATCCTAGGCTTTATCAGATGCCATGGGGGACTCTAAATTTTGACTTCAATTGTGTTCTGTTTGAATCGTCATTGTCCCTTTCAGGCAAAGGAACTGATGTACCAAAGGATCAACAGGCACAATCAACCTCCACAGCTGGTGCAAAACGTAAGAAGGATGTTGGTGATGATCAAAAATCAAAAATCACCAAGTTGGAAGGAGAAGTGTCGGCACCTGGGGCTGGGTGTACAAAGAATGCCAATGACTTGGCGGACAAAAAGCCAAAAGATTCTGATCTGGAAACGAAACTGGAGGCCCAGACTAAAGAACTGTGGGCTTTGAAGGATGAGTTGAAGAAACATGTTACAACAGCAGAACTGCGTGAAATGCTTGAGGCCAATGGTCAAGATGCAACAGGATCAGAACTTGATTTGCGTGACCGCTGGTAAGGTTACTCCTATGCTATGGATTTGATATTGTGTTTTTCCTTTTATGTAAATCACTAGTTGAGcagttttctttttttctttaactgtAATGGATGATTTTGGAGATACCTTGATGATGCAAATTGTTGTACCTATATCAGACACTTTATAATTGAACCTGTTGTTTGTGTGTGTATCTAAATGTAGTTTTCATGATGAATTGCTTAAGATTTTTCTCCGTGCCATGATGAACGTAAACTCTAATAAACTGCACTTAAAATTGAAAGGATTCTTTTGGTATAATTCTGTGCAGTGCTGATGGGATGATGTTTGGAGCACTTGGTAAATGCCCAATGTGTTCTGGTTGTCTTCGCTTTTCTGGAGGCAAATATCGCTGCCATGGCTACATTTCAGCATGGAGCAAGTGTTCTTACTCTACTTGTGAACCTGAACGTCTTAAAGGGAAATGGAAAGTACCAGATGAAACAAATAATGAATTTCTTAGCAAGGTATTAACTAATATTGACGTGATATGTAGAAGTGTTTAAACTGTAACATTTTCCTGCCTCAAACTTTTGCAGTGGTTTAAatcacaaaaaattaaaaaacctGCTCGCATCCTGCCTCCACCTTCTGCTTCTTCAAGTCAAGCTGCTAATGGCCAATCTCAAACTTCAAATGTTGAAAGCTTGGCAaatttgaaagtttccattgttggATTGCCTAAGGAGTCTTTGGTAATATCTCTTCCACTGTATTTTAAAAGTTAGTGAAGTTATATTCAGTTTGTTCAGAATAAATGTGAATGTTTGTTTATTCCTTGACGATATTTGCTCCTCAGGAAGAGTGGAAGGGAAAAATCAAGGAAGCAGGTGGTATGGTTCATGCCAAGATCAAGACTGGTATGTGCTTCCTGGACTATATTTTGATATAATTGCTTGTGTTGATtggtttttatttaataaataagtaaataatgtTACAGATACAAATTGCTTGGTTGTGAGTGGGGACTCGGAGGGTCATGATGCTGAGAGGAGGAAGGCAAGGTAAAGCTGCTTCCATATTTCTTCTCTtgagttcttcattcattttagACTCATTTAAAGTGTTTCACTTTTCAGGAGAATGAGATTGCCAATTGTTAGGGAGGACTATCTTGTTGATTGTTTTAAAAAACAGAAGAAGCTTCCTTTTGATTTGTACAAAGTTGAAGCCATCGGTGAGGCCTCTAGCATGGTCACTGTCAAAGTAAAAGGACGAAGTGCTGTGCATGAAGCCTCTGGTCTGCAAGATTCATGTCATATACTTGAGGACAGTGGAAGTATATATAACACAACTCTGAACTTGTCCGACTTATCAACCGGTGTTAACAGGTTCATTTTATACACCTGTCTCTGTTGTTGGCTTTCTAATCTGTTATAGCTGACTGACATTCCTGATTTCGAACTTGTGTTAAATGTTTTCCTTATTGCTTATTGACATATGCAACTTAATGATTGTGTGTTCCTTGCTTCTTCAGAGGATAATAAGGGCATTTTTCTTGCCTTAATCCTCTTTGAAGACTGACACACATGCTACTTTGGAAACATTGTGTTTTCCCCATTGCTTTTTTGACCTACTGTACTTGGACTTGGACATGAGTGTTGGACATGGTTATGTGTCCATCTCTGG
This is a stretch of genomic DNA from Gossypium arboreum isolate Shixiya-1 chromosome 11, ASM2569848v2, whole genome shotgun sequence. It encodes these proteins:
- the LOC108460895 gene encoding poly [ADP-ribose] polymerase 1 — its product is MANPPKPWKAEYAKSARSSCKTCKSVINKEVFRLGKMVPATQFDGFMPMWNHADCILGKANQIKSTDDVEGIESLRWEDQQKIRNYVESGGPSNAKTVTPQAMEYAIEVSQASRATCKGCSLKIMKGEVRISSKPKGQGSKGLVWNHAKCFLDLSPTTEVEKLPGWEHIPSSDQASISALVKKVPAAKTGKGTDVPKDQQAQSTSTAGAKRKKDVGDDQKSKITKLEGEVSAPGAGCTKNANDLADKKPKDSDLETKLEAQTKELWALKDELKKHVTTAELREMLEANGQDATGSELDLRDRCADGMMFGALGKCPMCSGCLRFSGGKYRCHGYISAWSKCSYSTCEPERLKGKWKVPDETNNEFLSKWFKSQKIKKPARILPPPSASSSQAANGQSQTSNVESLANLKVSIVGLPKESLEEWKGKIKEAGGMVHAKIKTDTNCLVVSGDSEGHDAERRKARRMRLPIVREDYLVDCFKKQKKLPFDLYKVEAIGEASSMVTVKVKGRSAVHEASGLQDSCHILEDSGSIYNTTLNLSDLSTGVNSYYILQIIQEDKGSGCYVFRKWGRVGNEKIGGSKLEEMPKSDAISEFKRLFLEKTGNSWEEWEKKQNFQKQPGRFFPLDIDYGVNKQVSEKKHTDADSQLPPSLLELVKMLFNVETYRAAMMEFEINMSEMPLGKLSKSNIQKGFEALTEIQNLLNSDASDSSLKESLIVDASNRFFTVIPSIHPHVIRDEDDFKAKVKMLEALQDIEIASRLVGFDVDNDDSLDEKYKKLHCDITPLPHDSEDFQLIEKYLLTTHAPTHTDWKLELEEVFSLEREGELDKFAPYREKLSNRMLLWHGSRLTNFVGILSQGLRIAPPEAPATGYMFGKGVYFADLVSKSAQYCFTDRKNPVGLMLLSEVALGEVYELTKAKYIEKLPKGKHSTKGLGKKVPKRSDFVKWKDDIIVPCGKPVPSSVKESELMYNEYIVYNTSQVKMQFLLKVRFHHKR